Below is a window of Pyrobaculum aerophilum str. IM2 DNA.
ACTCCACCACAACCCTAGGCCTGTTGTTATCCCATTCCACTCTCACACCTCTTATCACCGCTTTAATCCCCCTCTCGGCGTCTTCAGCCACTAATCCCCTAGGGTCGACGGTCTCGGCCTCCCTAGCCGGCCTTAGGTATTCCTCTAACAAGTCGGAGAAGCCCCTAGCTTTTGCAATCTCCTCCAAGCGTCTTAGCGCTCTCTCGGCCCAATCAATGCCCTGCCTTCTCAGCTCCTCTAAGCGCCAAATGCTGGTTGGCATTTTGAGGTACACGTGGCCCTTCGCACCGCCCTCCGGTCTTTTCGCAGTGAAGTGTACTCCCTCCACAAAGCCCGCACCCTTAAGCGCCTTTACAGCAGCGTCAAAGGCGGCAGAAGAGCCAGGCTGGTATACGATTACTAGCCACTTGGTTTTTCCGCTCTTTGTTTCCTTTTCTCTAAACCATACGCTTAGCTCCGCGCCAGCTATCTCAACTACGTTAGGTCCGGCGTTAATCTCTGTTAGCAATCTATCCCTCTGTTCCTTGCCTATTAAACCCCTCTTGTGCAACTCCTCCACGAGTGCCCTAACAGCGTCCAGCCACTCCACGCGGCGTATTGCGGTTATGGAATCTGTATACAGATTAACGCGCCAATCTCCGCCGTATTCCTTAACCTCAACTTTGGCACCTAGTACGCTCAGTATTGAAGCTAACCTCTCTGCATTTTCTTTGGCGCCATTGAAGTAGGCAAGTAGGCTTTTTCTATCCCGCCTTACGCTCACACGGGCAATTTCGTTCCCCTTTTCATCCCTGAACCTTACCTCAACCCACGGGTCAACACCAGGCGGGCTGTACAACGTATATTCAATTTTCAACTTGTCAATGTCTCTTTCCACGTGCCTCTTAATGTTATCAATTTTTAAAGATGTGGTCATTGTAAATGACTTGCTCTCTGCCAAGTGTCCACAAGGCTGAAAGATCTCCCCACACGAGGAAGAACATTTTTGTGACGTATTTAGTGTCGAAGAAAATCTTAACTGCATCTTTACTTACATATATTCCCTTGATGCCTACGCCGTATTTCGCGACAAGGAGTATGTACAGCGCGATTTTGTCGTACATATCAAGCAGGAGGCGTTTTGTGTCGTTATCAACTCTGAAGTTGTCAAGCGTGAGAGACGCTTCGCCAGTCCTCACATGTCAGTCAAAAAGCACTGCGTAGGCGAGGAATTTCACGACCTCTTCCTCTAACACGTCTATTACGGCGGTTGAAGATTAAGGAAGAGGCGCTGGGCTCAGCGGCTGGGTGGTATTTTCAATGCTTTGGAGAAACTGCAAACCCACTGAAAGTAGCAAAGAGGCTAGAGGAGTATTTCGCGCTGTGCCAGATGCGGACAGCGGCCAAGAGGGAATTCGGAGTGGCGCTATCGGAGAGGGCGCTAAGAGGGGCCTTTTGGTGGGATGGGGAGTGGACGGGCAAGCCCGTGTCGTGCCTCGTCACGGAGAGGGAGGCGATGTGCAAGTGGGGGAAGTGCCAAGTGGAGATTTGCGGCGAGGGCGGGGACAGACGGCGTGTACATAAAGCCCGAAAGCCCCCTCTACCAG
It encodes the following:
- a CDS encoding PaRep2b protein, producing the protein MERDIDKLKIEYTLYSPPGVDPWVEVRFRDEKGNEIARVSVRRDRKSLLAYFNGAKENAERLASILSVLGAKVEVKEYGGDWRVNLYTDSITAIRRVEWLDAVRALVEELHKRGLIGKEQRDRLLTEINAGPNVVEIAGAELSVWFREKETKSGKTKWLVIVYQPGSSAAFDAAVKALKGAGFVEGVHFTAKRPEGGAKGHVYLKMPTSIWRLEELRRQGIDWAERALRRLEEIAKARGFSDLLEEYLRPAREAETVDPRGLVAEDAERGIKAVIRGVRVEWDNNRPRVVVEYEINGVVKTFYFTWGATGGRIQASVRLNDEKALVLATLLGDEAIKGKSGTVKLVTNHLFALTRLRGIGWELLRWYAGATKNDTEFYSL